Within the Aspergillus luchuensis IFO 4308 DNA, chromosome 5, nearly complete sequence genome, the region TCGTGTCGAAATAATATGGGGTCATTTTGGTTGGAAGGCTGACAAGAAATAGACTGACGGCTGCACCGAATAAGGCCAGATCGCGTTGGCGACCGTCTCGTTTCTCTTTGTCTCTACAGGGTCAGACCAGATAGAACCACTGGATTGTCAATAAGCACTGCAGATGATTCCTATGATAACCAAATGTACCCCGTCTACCTTTAGCTATCGTGAGAGGGAGCATCTTTGAGTCCAAACCATTGAATCCATGTTCGTTAGGGGAAAGAACCGATGAACAGGTTCGCACTATTGGGCTTGCTTTGACAGGGGTCCCTCAAGCCTTGTGAGATGAACCATATCTCCGAGTCAACGGCCGTGTGGCAATACGTTTTCCTTGACCGCGGATCATTCCGTCTGTTCAGGAGTGACTATTTTCTCTCAATTGAGCTTGGAGATACCTGGTACTGggacctcctccttctaGCCAGATTTTAGGAGACCAGGAGACAATGCAGGCTAAACTGAAGCAAAAAATCGAGGACAAAACGGTCAGCTACATTTACACTGGATGTTGTCATCATTATTAACTTAATCGCAGCGGGCTTTCAACCGAGCTCTGGATGAACTGCATAACGACCAGGGCAGTCGGGAAAATGTGGCCGAATCTGTGGTAACAGATATTCCTTCATAATCTTAATCTATTCAGACTAAATGTTCTCTAGCTTGAGTTAATTAATGTGATTTGGCCGAATCCAGCACAAGGAGGGCATGATTCGACCAACTTTCGCCAGATTATGCGTTATGTCTCAAACCTACTTCGCTCCGGCGATGAGGACCAGTTGCTGTCATCTCGCTCGATTCCGTCGCCTACGTACAAAAGCGTTGATATGCCGTCGCCCGCTTATCCACCATTAATGGAGAGAGGTGGCGCAGAGCACACGACCGCACGTGCAAAGAGCCCTCTAGATCGAGTGGATGGTCTTCAGACGGGCCACGTGGAAACAGATTTTCTGAACATGGCTATTTCACCTACCGACCTTGCGGCTATCTTCCCAGAAGACTTCTATGGAAACATGCTTATTGACAATCTAAACTTGGCGTCTCAAAATTCTCAATCTCAGGGCTTCGGGACattgatggcaatggctgaCAATATGGAGAACTCGAATCTGGACCAACTTACGCCAGAGGATGATCTTTCGCTGCTATCACAGTTGACTCCTCAGTTGGAAATCAGTATGAGCATGGACTTACAACCATATACGTCGCCTGAATTCTGGGAGGCATGGTTGGCTGAGTTAGTTCCAATGGCCTGTCCTGACTCGCCCGCAGGCCTGGGGGCTCCCATTGCCAATCTAAGCAACGAAATTTCTCAAAGCTGGAATGGGCCGTTTCCTGTCACACCTAACCTGCATGATCATCTAAATAAAAGCGAGGTTTCTGCAGGACTATCTGATTCCAGTGCCCCAACATCAACCAAGACTGCGGCCAATGTGAACGACATTGCCACAGGCTTAGAGGATAACAATTCGGAGCCTGAGATGATTGAGCAGATATCCAGATTGGATAGCTTTCGAGCCGCATAGGCAACGTGTGGCAATTCGTCTAGTCTCTACTCCTAGAGTTGACGAGGGCTGGCCAACCGATCGGGGAGGCTACAATGATGTCCTTTGCGTGCAAGTTGACGGCGATGAAAAAACACTCCTGAAACTTGGATAGGAGACTGAACTCATTCGCAAGTCAATGACATGGGACTGCTTTAAGCCATACCATCTTTTTTTGTAAGACCTTAAATAATCTGTAGGACACCTGTTCAGCATTCAAGGATATGTGATTGAACTCGGAGGAGCTACAACATTAGAACCTGTGTTGATAAATCAGTGACAGTTGCACATTCGGCTTAGCCGCCGGGCGTTAAGGAattgttgtgtgtgtgtgtgtgtgtgtgtgtgtgttttcaGCTTCCGCCCAGGCGGGCACGTATTTTTACCGCCTTCCGGTTGGTCTGGTCAGTTGTTGTTCCTTAGGACTACTAACTTCGACGTAATAAAAGGTCGCGCGGCCTATTTCGTAATGCCATTTACAAGCTGCtcgttttatatttattatatctaaatggTACAGTTAAAAACCCTTGAATTCTCTTAAATACTACCTAAATACTACTTGAATAAGTTAATGAGTATTTCTTGCCAAGTTTCCAAAACCATTTGTATACATACTATGATAGGTTGCAATCAAAATacatagaatttatttaacgGCTACGTTACATGATAACTAATTCGAAAAGTCATGAAAGAAAACACCCATAGATACCATTAAAATATGTACTTTTATAAACAAGCCTTGTAGACTTCTTATAGCTGAAATTACCTAACTAAGATTTTATTGTAAAAAACCTTGTGTACGACATTTTGGGACGGGTTGCCCGACCGTGAGAGCCACGCGGTTGTTGGTTACTTTAGATTGTGCTCGGGAAGGCCCGGACCTACAATAGGtgttcaaaagtctcgggacatcCCGCTCCCGCGTCTTACAGTACGCGTCAAAAAACTCAACACCGTAGTAAACCTTTGAAAGGGATTAACACGCACTTATGTATTGGACTACGTAGACTTCTACTTGATTTATGTATTCGGGAATCGACCATTCATTCAGCGTACTACAACAAACCATGTCCAACAATTCCAGCCATTCCACTGCACACAGACTATTACTCATTCACCGTATCGAATGCATCGTATACCATAACCCTCTCACTTCTATTAACTACCAACCAGACATAAAATATGAATACTAATCAATGAAACCTCAACGTCGCCGTAACCGCCgcatccaacaacaaactcGTAGCATTAACATAACTCGCCGACGGACTAAGCAAATAAACAATCGTATCTCCCACCTCATCACTCTCCGCCGCACGCTTAATGGGTATAACGGCCTCGATTTCCGCGCGCACCTGCGGGTTCCGCTCCAACTCGACGTCGAGGAGAGGGGTGCGGACCCGGATGGGACATACGGCGTTGCAGCGGATGCCTTCGGCGGAGTGGTCCAGTCCTGtaccagataatattaatatatgtTTATAACGGGAGTTGGATTGAATAGGATAGTATCGTGTATAAGgtattgggggagggggtaaaCATACCAACCATCTTCGTCACCGCCATGCAGGCATGCTTGGAGACGGTATATGATCCCTTCCCGGGCAGTCCGGCGAAGGAGTTGGCTGAGCAGACGTTCACGATGGCGCCGCGACCAATGTCCCGGGTGCCGGTGCGGCTAGTGAAGGTGCGTGAGGTCTGCTTGCGCATggcggcggcttcggcgcGGCAGCAGAGGAACATACCGCGGGCGTTGATGGTCTGGACGCGGTCGAAGTTGTCGATGTCGGTGTCGGCGAAGGGGGTGTGTACGCCGTTGTCGACCTAGTTGGATTTTTTTGAGTTAGCTTGGTGGGAAGAGAACCATGCGCTAGGTTGTTGTGGAATATTCTTAACGGataatgatggtggatgggactCACTCCTGCAGCGTTGACGGCATAGTCCAGCCGTCCGAACTTCTCGACGACAAAGTCAACCATGGCTTGCACGCCATCTTGATCGGTCACGTTAACGGTGAAGTGGGTGGATTGGTATTCGGGGTTTGTGGCGTATTGCTTGCTCTCTTCGGCGGAGGCAGTGGCTGTTTCGGTGTTCATGtcggcgaagacgatgacgcGGGCGCCTGCTTCGGCTAGGGAGAAAGCGGTTTGTTGGCCGATGCCGCGACCAGACTGGATTTATGGGAGGTTagtttgggaggaggaaaccaTCTgtttgaggtggtgggggagagggaaggttCTTACGCCGACGACCAGAGCGACGCCATCTAATTGAGTGCCTCTGATGACCATTGTAGATGTGGGAGGAAGGATAATAACTCAGAGAAAGAGGGTTGAATAGAATTGAGGGTGTGAGTGTgtaagagagaagaaagacagagaagggaaagctTGGAATTATGAGTGCCTacggagaggggggaagttcccgggga harbors:
- a CDS encoding SDR family NAD(P)-dependent oxidoreductase (COG:Q;~EggNog:ENOG410PPEB;~InterPro:IPR036291,IPR002347;~PFAM:PF08659,PF00106,PF13561;~go_process: GO:0055114 - oxidation-reduction process [Evidence IEA]) — protein: MVIRGTQLDGVALVVGSGRGIGQQTAFSLAEAGARVIVFADMNTETATASAEESKQYATNPEYQSTHFTVNVTDQDGVQAMVDFVVEKFGRLDYAVNAAGVDNGVHTPFADTDIDNFDRVQTINARGMFLCCRAEAAAMRKQTSRTFTSRTGTRDIGRGAIVNVCSANSFAGLPGKGSYTVSKHACMAVTKMVGLDHSAEGIRCNAVCPIRVRTPLLDVELERNPQVRAEIEAVIPIKRAAESDEVGDTIVYLLSPSASYVNATSLLLDAAVTATLRFH